Genomic window (Arachis hypogaea cultivar Tifrunner chromosome 13, arahy.Tifrunner.gnm2.J5K5, whole genome shotgun sequence):
GAAAGGACCTCAATCCAAAAAATTCGTACGAATATCAACTTTGTTGCAGGAAATATTGTAGCAACCTTATTTACTGGAGAGCCACAGGGCCGAACTTTTTTAGGAGGGAAGACTGTAGCAACCTCGTTGACTGGGATGCTATATCCACTAGAAGCCCCCTTCCCTTGCGCCAATTTCTGTTTCGATGGGAACACTATCCTTAGAGGATTGCACGAGGCTGCTTATATGGAGTTTGTGagattagtttaaattttatattaggtAGGTATCGACTATGAGGTTGCCACACATTTTCATGTCTATGGAGGGAACCTGTTATTGAATCGCGAGATGTCATCACCAACAATGATGGGTACTGAGCTATTTCTAGAGGAAATACTATGTGAATTTTGGGATTACTCATTAGTTTATTTCTCTCCTAAGTATGCCTAGGTGTCGTCAATTTGAGGAAATAGTTATTAGCTATTGTTGGAGGAAACACTATACCTTTCTAGAGATGTGTCATTATGCAAAAAGGTTGGTTTTGGAAGAAACACTATTCCTGTGCTTTGGGAACTGAACTGcataactattatatattaaatagatttaaaaaaacgaaaaaattcTACATCAGCTATGGCTCCACGAGAATTCTCTGTCTTATAGACttgtagatagatagatagattaatTAGGAGAGGTTATAGGAGAGGAAGGGGTATTGTTTCTCTATTTGAATTTGTGGAATTTTTGTTGGGTCGGGTCAGGGTTATCTGGCACTgctcaagtaaaaaaaaaaaaagataaatagatcTTTGACTTTTTGGTCTGCAGACATTTATATTTTTGagtatttaaaaatatgtttaaatcactaacttttttaaaatttggacatATCAATTCTTAAATCTAATttgtttcattttaaaaaattttctacgTGTGCATCCATATATCAGCTAGGCTAATACAACTAaagttatgtttaatttttttgttaaattttaaacaaaaaaatcaatgcGTCTAGATTTTAAAAAGATCAAAAAGTTAATTGTATTTTCAAATGGTTGAAGATGTAAAtgtttgacaatcaaaatgttcttttcttaaaaaaaaaaaaaaaaactaccgtAATTAATATCATCCAAGGCTATGACCAAAACGGGTgagattttagaaaagaaaatggtTACCGAACCGACAAAGGCTCCCCATTAACGCTGTATAGTACTGAGTTCTGACGCTCACTCTCATCGTTTCCTCTCTCAGCCAGCAAACAAAGCAACCCAAAAAACACTGCATATCCAATTCTCAAAACCCTAATTTCACCCCCCAAATTCCAATCCAATGGCTAAAGAGTTCAAGGTTCCGCCGGTGGCCTTCCCACAAGCCGGAAACCCCACCGCCGGAGGTCCAAACATCCAGCAGCGACGCATGGCTGCGCCGCCCTTCCAGCCAAACTCCGGCATCCCCTTCATGTCCTTTGACATAGGCTCCGCCGCTGCGTCCACCTCATCTGGCCCAATCTACTCTGGACCGGGCACCGTGGGCGGCTCCGCCAACTTCGACGACGAGGAACCACTCCTCGAGGAGCTCGGGATCCACCCTGAACAAATCTGGAGCAAGATCCGATCCGTTCTGAACCCGTTCCGCGTGAACCACACCATCCACAAGGATTCCGATCTATCCGGACCGATCCTTCTCTACATGTCGTTTTGCCTCTTCCAGTTACTTGCCGGAAAAATCCAATTCGGCGTGATTCTTGGCTGGATCGTGGTCTCTTCGATCTTCTTGTACGTGGTTTTTAACATGCTTGCCGGTCGAGCCGGTAACTTGGACCTTCACACGTGCACCAGCGTGGTTGGTTACTGCATGTTGCCGGTGGTGATCTACTCGGCCATGTCGCTATTCCTGCCTCAGGGAGGGATCGTGGCGATTGTTGCCGCTTCGGTTTTCGTGCTGTGGGCGACCAGGGCTTCGACGGGTCTCATCGTTTTGCTTGCGGATGGCGGCGACGAGCACCGTGGCTTGATAGCGTATGCGTGTTTCTTGATCTACACTCTGTTTTCGTTGCTTGTTGTGTTCTAGGGGTGGATGTGGATTTGTTTGGGCGCGGaggatttttcttgtttttcagattTAGAGAACGGTTCTTTTTTTTGGGGTTAGCATTGCATATTCACGCTATGGTATAGTCATAATTTGATGTAGAAAAGTGGAGATTATTGCCCTtatattgaaaaagattttgtttaAAATGTTATCTCTAGGTTACTTGTGTTTGTGTGTGTTGCAGAAGTatatatggtcgtttcttttttcCATCCTAAGAATTTTTGTTTAATAGTTGTTCAGTAAATATAACTCATTTGGCATAGTGAGTTATGTTTTTTATATGTCTGCATTCTGGAACTGTGTGGAATGCTTGATTGATCCTAAAACTTTTAGCAATGTGGCTTTGGTAATGGGTTTCGACACAGAAACAGGATGCCAAGCTCAATTTTGCATGCCAGAGTTACGTCTTCCATATTTGGTTATGaattatgaaaaagtatattACATGCAAAGGTTATATCTTTAAAAGATATAGTCTGCTGTTCTTAGGTTTCATAATTTTGAAGTCTTCCAAGTGCAAACTGACTTTTATGAATGAATTCTTAGTTCATTTGCCTCCTTGAGAAAACACAGGGTTGAAACTCTCTGCTCTGTCTTAGTCCACTgtcattctttttatttttaagtatgtATCTGATCTAAAACATGATCCTGTGCTTTGGATTTAATAAATGTCAGACAATGATTTGTTTGGTTTAAGATGAACAATTGACCATAATTATCTGGACGTACTTAGGAGTAAGAATTTCCTGATTATGTGTTGGTTTGAATTAGCTTATTTGAGTtaaaaaagtacttttttataaaaaaataaagtactttAAGTTTTAAACACATTTTGATACATCTTTTAAGAAaagtatatttattaaaaaagcaAATTATTTGCTTTTTTCTAAAAGCCAGTAATACcttgctttaaaaaaaaaaacagaaggaaaagacgtttttaatatttgaaaactctttttaaaaagtCTATCCAAATGTAAAATAacttttatctataaaaaatgattttcttaaaaaagataaaagaataaaTACTTTTTTTCAAAAGCCAATTCAAACTAGTCCTATGATGATTTCTTTGCAGGTCAATTGTATGATTTAGTTGTTGCTTATTATTGTAGTCTCTCTATATGTAAGATGACATTTCTTGAGGTTTGTAGGTGAACATGAACCATTGATCTGATATTATGCCACTGCTTTCTTATAAAATTGTT
Coding sequences:
- the LOC112732797 gene encoding uncharacterized protein, with protein sequence MAKEFKVPPVAFPQAGNPTAGGPNIQQRRMAAPPFQPNSGIPFMSFDIGSAAASTSSGPIYSGPGTVGGSANFDDEEPLLEELGIHPEQIWSKIRSVLNPFRVNHTIHKDSDLSGPILLYMSFCLFQLLAGKIQFGVILGWIVVSSIFLYVVFNMLAGRAGNLDLHTCTSVVGYCMLPVVIYSAMSLFLPQGGIVAIVAASVFVLWATRASTGLIVLLADGGDEHRGLIAYACFLIYTLFSLLVVF